A portion of the Rhizoctonia solani chromosome 6, complete sequence genome contains these proteins:
- a CDS encoding Transposon Tf2-7 polyprotein, with product MTKERMAGTKGITPEYSVDPKRLGPFEITEKISSHAYRLKLPDTLKIHVVFYIGLLSKAHKSPSQPFPEKPPLETIEGEEEYKVEQIIDSKQQQGKWFYLIKWKGYGPEDNSWEPDELLEHSQEEIKRFNQARLRKACDAAKSL from the exons ATGACCAAAGAAAGGATGGCAGGAACCAAAGGCATAACCCCAGAATACTCTGTAG ATCCCAAGCGTCTAGGCCCCTTTGAAATCACGGAAAAAATCTCAAGCCATGCGTACCGCCTGAAGCTCCCTGAtaccctgaaaatccatgtTGTGTTCTACATAGGGTTACTGTCCAAAGCACACAAGTCTCCTAGTCAGCCGTTCCCAGAAAAACCCCCTCtggaaacaatagaaggggaagaagaatacaaggttgagcaaatcattgactccaagcaacaacagggaaaatggttttatctgataaaatggaagggttatgggccagaagacaattcctgggaaccagatgaactgttggaacacagccaggaagagatcaagcgcttcaaccaagctagactcagaaaggcttgtgacgctgccaagagcctttaa